A DNA window from Luteolibacter luteus contains the following coding sequences:
- a CDS encoding aldo/keto reductase yields MTRRDSLRIFSAAAVAGPAATFAQEPAASPMITRAIPSTGEKLPVIGMGTWQTFDVRPDETAPLEEVLKAFVELGGKVLDSSPMYGNSEEIAGQMIGKFGLREKLFVATKVWTTGKQQGIEQMEASMKKLRSKPIDLMQVHNLQDVKTHLDTLRGWKKDGIIRYLGVTHYTASQHAAVEKMIASEALDFVQINYSVGEREAEEKLLPMAKDRGVAVIANRPFAGGNLFAKLREKPLPDWAKEIGCETWAQILLKFVISHPAMTCAIPATSKVKHLRDNMAAGHGPMPDEAMRKRIVDIAAA; encoded by the coding sequence ATGACCCGTCGCGATAGCCTCCGCATTTTCTCCGCCGCCGCGGTCGCAGGCCCGGCTGCTACCTTCGCACAGGAACCCGCCGCTTCGCCCATGATCACGCGAGCCATTCCCTCCACCGGTGAAAAACTGCCTGTCATCGGCATGGGTACCTGGCAGACCTTCGACGTCCGTCCGGACGAGACCGCACCACTGGAGGAAGTATTGAAGGCCTTCGTGGAACTCGGCGGCAAGGTGCTCGACTCCTCGCCGATGTATGGAAACTCGGAAGAGATCGCCGGGCAGATGATCGGGAAATTCGGACTGCGCGAAAAACTCTTCGTGGCCACCAAGGTCTGGACCACCGGGAAACAGCAGGGGATTGAACAAATGGAAGCTTCAATGAAGAAGCTTCGCTCCAAGCCGATCGACCTGATGCAGGTCCACAATCTCCAGGACGTGAAGACCCATCTCGATACCCTGCGCGGCTGGAAGAAGGACGGCATCATCCGCTATCTTGGCGTCACCCACTACACCGCCAGCCAGCATGCCGCGGTCGAGAAGATGATCGCCTCCGAGGCTCTCGACTTCGTGCAAATCAACTATTCCGTCGGCGAGCGCGAGGCAGAGGAAAAGCTCTTGCCCATGGCCAAGGATCGAGGCGTCGCCGTCATCGCCAACCGCCCCTTCGCCGGAGGCAATCTCTTTGCCAAGCTTCGCGAAAAACCCCTGCCGGATTGGGCGAAGGAAATCGGCTGCGAGACTTGGGCACAGATCCTCCTCAAATTCGTCATCTCTCATCCGGCCATGACCTGCGCCATCCCCGCGACATCCAAGGTAAAGCACCTTCGGGATAACATGGCAGCCGGCCACGGTCCCATGCCGGACGAGGCCATGCGGAAGCGGATCGTCGATATAGCGGCTGCGTAG
- a CDS encoding M16 family metallopeptidase, which yields MNPATYESLVLPSGFRLAVSTLPQSECASFSIHVPAGSRDDLAGLAGTAHFVEHMVFKGTARRDARAISLEIEDAGGSMNACTTEDQVVYEARGDADSLPLLADVTSDIVWNAAFPTKEIGLERDVIAEEIVMYRESPGDHIGDLISSALWAPHPLGESVSGSEESIKKIKKKELAAFRDLHHFREDVVVSVAGPFSVQQVIDLLEPHLPKSRSAVASQQVNGLPKPGHVIDERDTDQLQLALAWRTPGRNDPRRHAYRLLSMILGESAGSRLFQELREKRGLCYHVSCDASFFEDVGSFEIHSGLSPKGRKEALGCIERELEDLAKNGPQGAELARAKRLAASQTKMAMESTGAHGSWAGDTLLQYGKIITPAEALAVWQAVTAEEIQKVVAEMLSAPRAMAEIRP from the coding sequence ATGAATCCGGCCACCTACGAATCGCTCGTGCTGCCTTCCGGTTTCCGGCTGGCAGTCTCCACGCTGCCGCAGAGCGAGTGCGCGTCCTTCTCGATCCACGTGCCTGCGGGCAGCCGGGATGACCTGGCAGGATTGGCCGGCACCGCGCACTTCGTGGAGCACATGGTTTTCAAGGGTACGGCTCGCCGCGACGCACGGGCGATCAGCCTGGAGATCGAGGATGCAGGCGGCTCCATGAATGCCTGCACGACGGAGGACCAAGTGGTCTATGAGGCACGTGGCGATGCGGATTCGCTGCCACTGCTGGCAGACGTTACTTCAGACATCGTGTGGAATGCGGCGTTCCCGACGAAGGAGATCGGGTTGGAACGCGATGTCATCGCGGAAGAGATCGTGATGTATCGGGAATCTCCCGGAGACCACATCGGCGATCTGATTTCCTCCGCGCTATGGGCACCGCATCCGCTGGGCGAGTCCGTGTCCGGAAGCGAGGAGAGCATCAAGAAGATCAAGAAGAAGGAGCTCGCGGCATTCCGCGACCTGCACCACTTCCGGGAGGATGTGGTGGTTTCGGTGGCGGGACCCTTTTCGGTGCAGCAGGTGATCGATCTGCTGGAGCCTCACTTGCCGAAGTCCCGGAGCGCCGTGGCCTCACAGCAAGTGAACGGCCTGCCGAAGCCGGGGCATGTGATTGACGAGCGGGATACCGATCAGCTCCAACTGGCCCTGGCATGGCGGACGCCCGGACGAAATGATCCGCGGCGCCATGCGTATCGCTTGCTTTCGATGATCTTGGGAGAAAGCGCGGGATCGAGGCTCTTCCAAGAGCTGCGGGAGAAGCGCGGTCTTTGCTACCACGTGTCCTGCGATGCGAGCTTCTTCGAGGATGTGGGCTCCTTCGAGATTCACAGCGGGCTTTCGCCAAAGGGCCGGAAGGAAGCGCTCGGCTGCATCGAGCGTGAGCTGGAAGACCTCGCCAAGAACGGACCGCAGGGTGCCGAGCTGGCACGCGCCAAGCGCCTGGCCGCGAGCCAGACGAAGATGGCGATGGAAAGCACCGGTGCACACGGCTCTTGGGCTGGAGATACCCTGCTGCAATACGGCAAGATCATCACGCCCGCAGAAGCGCTCGCCGTATGGCAAGCGGTGACCGCAGAAGAGATTCAGAAGGTGGTGGCAGAGATGCTTTCCGCACCTCGAGCGATGGCTGAGATTCGCCCCTGA
- a CDS encoding voltage-gated chloride channel family protein, with translation MAGRFTLQPKLIALVVLMSAAVGCACAFFLWSLEAVTRTRFDHPWLLYLLPFAGMAVAWLYVKHGGTSEGGNNLIIDRIHDPGGGVPRRMAPLVLLGTLATHLCGGSAGREGTAVQMGGSIASAVARHFKLAEEQLSALLMCGVAAGFGAVFGTPLAGAIFAVEVAVIGKPKWRTLPLCLLAAYAGDWSCRAWGVGHTHYHIQQVFEVVAAGFAGHAMMWGKIAVAAVAFGVASYLFAESCHRLSALWKRLISRPVLRPLLGGLLVIGLFYVAGTADYLGLGVWSPDPDAVTLTSLFASPEIHPWSWAWKLVFTAVTVSSGFKGGEVTPLFFIGAALGNALAGLMGAPPGLFAALGFVAVFAGASNTPLACTLMGIELFGVEYAGPIAAACFIAFLCSGHSGIYLSQGLGAGKPLWRRWSGGERLRDAGRNR, from the coding sequence ATGGCAGGAAGGTTCACGCTCCAGCCCAAGCTCATCGCACTGGTGGTGCTGATGTCGGCTGCGGTCGGATGCGCCTGTGCCTTCTTCCTGTGGAGTCTGGAAGCGGTGACGCGGACGCGATTCGACCATCCCTGGCTGTTGTATCTGCTGCCCTTCGCAGGGATGGCGGTTGCTTGGCTCTACGTGAAACACGGAGGAACCTCCGAAGGGGGAAACAATCTCATCATCGACCGTATCCATGATCCCGGCGGCGGGGTGCCACGACGAATGGCACCGCTAGTCCTGCTCGGAACCTTGGCCACGCACCTGTGCGGCGGCTCGGCAGGACGCGAGGGTACGGCGGTCCAGATGGGAGGAAGCATCGCGAGCGCGGTGGCGCGTCATTTCAAGCTGGCGGAGGAGCAGCTTTCGGCACTGCTGATGTGCGGGGTGGCGGCCGGTTTCGGCGCGGTATTCGGCACGCCTTTGGCCGGGGCAATATTCGCGGTGGAAGTCGCAGTGATCGGGAAGCCGAAATGGCGGACACTGCCACTGTGCCTGCTGGCCGCTTATGCGGGGGACTGGAGCTGCAGGGCCTGGGGCGTGGGTCACACACACTACCACATCCAGCAGGTTTTCGAGGTGGTGGCCGCCGGGTTCGCGGGCCATGCGATGATGTGGGGCAAGATCGCCGTGGCCGCGGTGGCATTCGGCGTGGCGAGCTATTTGTTCGCGGAAAGCTGTCACCGGCTTTCCGCGCTGTGGAAGCGATTGATTTCCCGACCGGTGCTACGCCCCTTGTTAGGCGGGCTACTGGTGATCGGTTTGTTTTACGTGGCGGGCACGGCGGATTACCTCGGGCTCGGGGTGTGGTCGCCGGATCCGGATGCGGTGACCTTGACCTCGCTCTTTGCCTCGCCAGAGATTCATCCGTGGAGCTGGGCTTGGAAGCTGGTTTTCACGGCGGTGACGGTGAGTTCCGGCTTCAAAGGCGGAGAGGTGACCCCTTTGTTCTTCATCGGGGCGGCGCTGGGAAATGCCTTGGCGGGACTGATGGGGGCACCGCCGGGATTGTTCGCGGCTCTGGGCTTCGTGGCGGTATTCGCCGGGGCGAGCAATACGCCGCTGGCTTGCACGCTGATGGGAATCGAGTTGTTCGGCGTGGAATATGCCGGACCGATCGCGGCAGCGTGCTTCATCGCCTTCCTATGCAGCGGCCACAGCGGAATCTATCTTTCGCAGGGGCTTGGTGCAGGGAAGCCGCTGTGGCGGAGGTGGAGCGGTGGGGAGAGGCTGCGGGATGCGGGTAGGAACCGGTAG
- a CDS encoding GatB/YqeY domain-containing protein, protein MSDLAARIPEDLKAAMKAKDTVALTVIRALKTAMTNASIEKGGLGTPLDDAEVTALIRKQIKQRQDSFTQFTNAGRGELAANEAAEIKILEKYLPAALTAEEITALVDAAVAETGATSKADMGKVMKLAQERAEGRADGKLLSQEVAKRLS, encoded by the coding sequence ATGAGCGATCTAGCCGCACGCATCCCCGAAGACCTGAAAGCCGCGATGAAGGCGAAGGACACCGTAGCCCTGACGGTGATCCGTGCGCTCAAGACGGCGATGACGAACGCCTCGATCGAAAAAGGCGGTCTGGGCACGCCACTGGATGACGCGGAAGTCACCGCCCTGATCCGCAAGCAGATCAAGCAGCGCCAGGATTCCTTCACCCAATTCACCAATGCCGGCCGTGGAGAACTCGCCGCGAACGAGGCTGCGGAGATCAAGATCCTGGAGAAATACCTGCCCGCCGCCCTGACAGCGGAGGAGATCACGGCGCTGGTGGATGCGGCAGTGGCGGAAACGGGGGCCACCTCGAAAGCCGACATGGGCAAGGTGATGAAGCTGGCTCAAGAGCGCGCGGAAGGGCGCGCCGATGGCAAACTGCTTTCTCAAGAGGTCGCCAAGCGCCTTTCCTGA
- the mnmA gene encoding tRNA 2-thiouridine(34) synthase MnmA, protein MPPPRLSTPLMAKVLVGLSGGVDSSAAAAMLIEQGHEVSGAFMKNWINSEGLPGDCPWETDLEDALAVARKLKIEFRVVDLIDQYKERIVDYLVEGYRSGITPNPDVWCNREMKFGVFLDYALGQGFESVATGHYARKRTLSDGHAAILRGADPNKDQSYFLALMTSFQADRAMFPAGELLKPEVREVARRHDLPTAAKKDSQGICFIGDIKMSDFISHYIPDKPGEIVDVHGKVMGQHRGLHLYTLGQRKGHGVASPREGMAYVVVAKDVEKNQLVVGWDESETPGLYASECVIGSVSTIGVNFDAPRWLEAQPRYRAKAERAHITPREDGKLDLRFQTPQRAIAAGQICAFYDGGRLLGGGVFEQVK, encoded by the coding sequence ATGCCCCCGCCCCGGCTTTCCACTCCGCTCATGGCGAAGGTGCTGGTGGGTCTTTCCGGCGGGGTCGATAGCTCCGCCGCGGCAGCCATGTTGATCGAGCAAGGGCACGAGGTCTCGGGTGCCTTCATGAAAAATTGGATCAACTCGGAAGGCCTGCCGGGTGATTGCCCTTGGGAAACCGATCTGGAAGACGCGCTCGCCGTCGCCCGGAAGCTGAAGATCGAATTCCGCGTGGTCGATTTGATCGACCAATACAAAGAGCGGATCGTCGATTACCTGGTCGAGGGCTACCGCAGCGGCATCACCCCAAATCCGGACGTGTGGTGCAATCGGGAGATGAAATTCGGGGTCTTCCTCGACTATGCGCTCGGCCAAGGCTTCGAATCCGTCGCGACCGGCCACTATGCACGCAAGCGGACGCTTTCCGATGGCCACGCCGCGATCCTGCGCGGTGCAGATCCGAACAAGGACCAGAGCTACTTTCTGGCACTGATGACCTCCTTTCAGGCAGATCGCGCGATGTTTCCCGCCGGCGAACTGCTCAAGCCGGAAGTCCGCGAAGTTGCACGCCGTCACGACCTGCCGACTGCGGCAAAGAAAGACAGCCAAGGAATCTGCTTCATCGGGGACATCAAGATGAGCGACTTCATCAGCCACTATATTCCCGACAAGCCGGGGGAGATTGTCGACGTCCATGGCAAGGTGATGGGGCAGCATCGCGGCCTGCATCTCTACACGCTGGGCCAGCGCAAGGGCCACGGCGTGGCCTCCCCGCGCGAGGGCATGGCTTATGTGGTGGTGGCGAAGGATGTGGAGAAAAACCAGCTCGTGGTGGGCTGGGATGAAAGCGAGACGCCGGGCCTCTACGCCAGCGAGTGCGTGATCGGCAGCGTCTCCACCATCGGCGTGAATTTCGATGCACCACGCTGGCTGGAAGCCCAGCCGCGCTACCGGGCAAAGGCGGAGCGGGCGCACATCACGCCACGTGAGGACGGGAAGCTGGACCTACGCTTCCAAACGCCGCAACGCGCGATCGCAGCAGGCCAGATTTGTGCCTTCTACGATGGCGGCAGACTGCTCGGCGGCGGGGTGTTCGAACAGGTGAAGTGA
- the ispD gene encoding 2-C-methyl-D-erythritol 4-phosphate cytidylyltransferase: MSSCAAIIVAAGSSRRMGFDKLAAELLGKSVLRRSVEAFMAVESVARVIVVAPEERLVALGTDFPKPLLRADGGSERQNSVENGLALVDEEIVAVHDGARPLVKPETIDACISAAREYRAAALARQATETMKRSDAEHFARESVSRDFLWFMETPQIFQTELLRTAYSTVREKGLTVTDEVSAVEAIGIATKLVISSTPNLKITVPADIELAAALLR, from the coding sequence ATGTCGTCCTGCGCCGCCATCATCGTGGCCGCCGGAAGCAGCCGCCGCATGGGCTTTGACAAGCTGGCGGCGGAGCTGCTGGGCAAGTCCGTGCTGCGCCGCAGCGTGGAGGCGTTCATGGCGGTGGAGAGCGTCGCGCGGGTGATCGTGGTGGCGCCGGAAGAGCGCCTCGTCGCGCTGGGGACGGATTTTCCGAAGCCGCTGCTGCGGGCCGATGGCGGCAGCGAGCGGCAGAACTCGGTGGAGAACGGCCTGGCGCTGGTGGATGAGGAAATCGTGGCCGTACATGACGGTGCCCGCCCGCTGGTGAAGCCGGAGACGATCGATGCCTGCATCTCCGCAGCACGGGAATACCGGGCTGCTGCACTGGCACGCCAGGCGACGGAGACGATGAAGCGCTCCGATGCCGAACACTTCGCGCGCGAAAGCGTGAGCCGCGATTTCCTATGGTTCATGGAGACGCCGCAGATTTTCCAGACCGAGCTACTACGGACGGCGTACTCCACGGTGCGCGAGAAGGGCCTGACCGTCACCGACGAGGTTTCTGCCGTGGAAGCGATCGGCATCGCCACCAAGTTGGTGATCTCCTCTACCCCGAATCTCAAGATCACCGTGCCCGCCGACATCGAGCTGGCCGCTGCCCTGCTGCGATGA
- a CDS encoding RNA polymerase sigma factor — translation MSEDLTSLLKSFTRDRSETAFRGLVRQHSPLVFGTALRFLKSDRAAAQDVTQEVFTLLARKASSLEADQLSGWLYRQTCRRASNHIRAESRRRIREYAAVEAMTPPSASSEFEPHHLSSELDEAMIALPARDRDALVLRYFEDRDFRTVGGVLGITEEAARKRVNRAMEKLVAMLRRRGITIGTASLSGTMTSMGRTTVSEKLVAQISAHALKGLPAAGWPALMSLLKPFLSGVALSSLLIGSSEVLLQANDGVSVMSRDHGGPVPTTKIKRGDSFAALPDTSSLQSIIAAIKQSSGGPRHELGTLRLKAILARISNEQIPEFVALANGELSDLERTTVYPLLIYRWAEADAAAAISFAVLGDLLTKHLDPALGTSMRGSLFSDWLATDLPAMEDWLKRNWNHESLLYTAANLANPQQKPLPLRDSIAMAVAKSHLWKDGKEGVLAYLNALPSPQDRLSALGAFSNQLYWQDSNFEDVERQATILDLIKSVPEKNVRDAALDNYLAAVARGNPETFPEFLESLEPRDRFHALVKQLGIPKIQVQIEGVGNTSYTDEEALPSPLKREAEVLEAGRAAGLPESEIAAEVAKSILPALSREEFGSWIQQHRDNPHLDEALAAGIRGATEPERGIEIAAAISEVALRQQLARASFRRLLVQNRRAAMAYPSRADVPADLAEEFRNILGETP, via the coding sequence ATGAGTGAGGATCTCACCAGTTTGCTCAAAAGCTTCACCCGGGATCGATCGGAGACGGCCTTTCGGGGTCTCGTCCGGCAGCACTCCCCTCTCGTCTTCGGTACCGCGCTCCGCTTTCTCAAAAGCGATCGCGCCGCCGCGCAAGATGTGACGCAGGAAGTCTTCACCCTTCTGGCCCGGAAGGCGTCCTCGCTCGAAGCCGATCAACTCTCCGGTTGGCTCTACCGTCAAACCTGCCGCCGCGCCTCAAATCACATTCGTGCAGAGAGCCGGCGAAGGATCCGCGAATACGCTGCCGTTGAAGCCATGACTCCTCCTTCCGCGTCCTCCGAATTCGAACCACACCATCTTAGCAGCGAGCTCGATGAGGCCATGATCGCCCTTCCGGCCCGCGACCGAGATGCACTCGTCCTCCGCTATTTCGAGGACCGTGACTTCCGCACTGTCGGCGGCGTTCTCGGCATCACGGAGGAAGCCGCTCGCAAACGTGTGAATCGCGCGATGGAAAAGCTGGTCGCCATGCTCCGGCGTCGCGGCATCACGATCGGCACCGCCAGCCTCAGTGGCACCATGACCAGCATGGGGCGGACGACGGTCTCGGAGAAGCTGGTCGCGCAGATTTCCGCCCATGCGCTGAAAGGGCTGCCTGCCGCGGGATGGCCGGCCCTGATGTCATTGCTCAAGCCTTTCCTGTCGGGTGTTGCCTTGAGTTCGCTTCTAATCGGATCGTCGGAAGTTCTTCTCCAAGCAAATGACGGCGTGAGCGTCATGAGTCGCGATCATGGAGGGCCTGTACCCACAACCAAGATCAAGCGGGGAGATAGCTTCGCGGCACTTCCCGATACCAGCTCGCTTCAATCCATCATCGCCGCTATCAAACAGAGCAGCGGTGGCCCCCGGCATGAACTCGGCACTCTGCGGCTGAAGGCGATCCTAGCCCGGATTTCCAACGAACAGATTCCTGAGTTCGTCGCCCTCGCGAATGGAGAACTAAGCGATCTCGAAAGGACGACCGTCTATCCTCTCTTGATCTACCGTTGGGCAGAGGCGGACGCCGCGGCAGCAATCAGCTTTGCGGTTCTGGGAGATTTGCTCACAAAGCATCTCGATCCCGCGCTTGGGACAAGCATGCGGGGCAGCTTGTTCAGCGATTGGTTGGCGACAGACCTTCCCGCCATGGAAGATTGGTTGAAGCGCAACTGGAATCACGAGTCCCTGCTGTACACCGCGGCCAATCTGGCAAATCCTCAACAGAAGCCACTTCCCCTCAGAGATTCGATAGCGATGGCAGTAGCCAAAAGCCATCTCTGGAAGGACGGAAAGGAGGGAGTGCTCGCGTATCTCAATGCCCTACCCTCTCCCCAAGATCGATTGAGCGCGCTAGGGGCCTTCTCCAACCAGCTCTATTGGCAGGACTCCAACTTCGAGGACGTCGAGAGGCAAGCGACGATCCTGGATCTCATCAAAAGCGTCCCCGAGAAGAACGTGAGGGATGCCGCTCTCGACAACTACTTGGCGGCGGTAGCCCGCGGCAACCCGGAAACTTTCCCGGAGTTCCTGGAGTCGCTTGAACCACGCGACCGCTTTCACGCATTGGTGAAGCAACTTGGCATCCCGAAAATTCAGGTTCAGATCGAAGGAGTCGGCAATACGAGCTACACGGATGAGGAGGCGCTTCCCAGCCCCTTGAAGCGCGAAGCGGAGGTCCTTGAAGCAGGTCGTGCCGCCGGGCTCCCGGAATCCGAAATAGCCGCCGAGGTCGCCAAGTCCATCCTCCCGGCGCTATCCCGCGAAGAGTTTGGAAGCTGGATCCAACAGCATCGCGACAATCCCCATCTGGACGAGGCACTTGCTGCGGGTATTCGCGGGGCGACGGAGCCCGAAAGAGGGATCGAAATTGCGGCCGCCATCTCCGAGGTTGCCCTCCGCCAGCAGCTCGCCCGCGCCTCATTCCGCCGCCTGCTTGTCCAGAATCGGAGAGCAGCCATGGCCTATCCCTCGCGGGCCGATGTTCCCGCTGATCTGGCCGAGGAATTCCGCAACATCCTTGGAGAAACACCATGA
- a CDS encoding efflux transporter outer membrane subunit has protein sequence MLGSCNLEPALDRVDSPVSENFAGGGGGGVSADIAWNKFIVDPRLKRLVSIALENNRDLRVAALNVESTRAQYNISRSALFPSVDAVAGATRSRTPRAVGGGLSSATDTRLYEASVGVASYEVDLFGRIRSLNHAALQDFFASDAARVGVQISLISEVTNVYFAQRASIEQIELAQQTLDAVSETYGLTEKRFEAGDVSELDLRSVDIQVQTAKADLAEFKQRLAETNNALALLLGTSIPSNLPSGRSLEGVLVADVRAGVSSTLLTRRPDILEAEHNLRAANANIGAARAAFFPRITLTGSAGTASRSLGDLFQSGSSAWAFAPQVSVPIFDGGLNKANLDVAEIRKQTEIARYEKAIQTAFREVSDGLVARNGLNERIAAYQGLVAAQEKRFELADARYKQGVDSYFEVLSAQQDLFNSRQSLIQLRLLRATNSIGLYKALGGGW, from the coding sequence ATGCTTGGCTCCTGCAATCTGGAGCCCGCGCTTGACCGGGTCGACTCGCCCGTCTCGGAGAATTTTGCAGGCGGTGGTGGCGGCGGTGTTTCCGCCGATATCGCTTGGAACAAGTTCATCGTGGATCCTCGGCTGAAGCGCCTCGTGTCTATCGCGCTCGAGAACAACCGCGACCTCCGCGTCGCGGCCTTGAACGTGGAGTCCACCCGCGCCCAGTACAATATCAGCCGCAGCGCCTTGTTCCCTTCGGTCGATGCCGTGGCCGGCGCCACCCGCTCCCGCACGCCCCGTGCGGTGGGAGGCGGTCTTTCCTCGGCTACCGACACACGCCTCTATGAAGCATCCGTCGGCGTCGCCTCCTATGAGGTCGATCTTTTCGGCCGCATCCGGAGCTTGAACCACGCCGCGCTTCAGGACTTCTTCGCCAGCGATGCCGCAAGGGTGGGGGTGCAGATCTCCCTCATTTCGGAGGTGACGAATGTCTACTTCGCCCAGCGCGCCTCGATCGAACAAATCGAGCTCGCCCAGCAAACTCTCGATGCCGTTAGCGAGACCTATGGCTTGACCGAGAAGCGCTTCGAAGCGGGTGACGTCTCCGAGCTGGATCTCCGCTCCGTGGACATTCAGGTGCAGACCGCGAAGGCGGACCTCGCCGAGTTCAAGCAACGCCTCGCGGAAACCAACAACGCGCTCGCGCTCCTGCTCGGCACCTCCATTCCCTCGAATCTGCCCTCCGGCCGCTCGTTGGAAGGAGTGCTGGTCGCCGATGTCCGCGCCGGGGTCTCCTCGACCCTGTTGACCCGCCGTCCGGATATTCTTGAAGCCGAGCACAACCTCCGTGCTGCGAATGCGAATATCGGCGCTGCCCGTGCCGCGTTCTTCCCGCGCATTACCCTCACCGGTAGCGCCGGCACCGCGAGCCGTAGCTTGGGCGACCTCTTCCAGAGCGGCAGCTCGGCTTGGGCCTTTGCCCCGCAGGTCAGCGTGCCGATCTTCGATGGTGGCCTGAACAAGGCGAACCTCGATGTCGCGGAAATCCGCAAGCAAACCGAGATCGCCCGCTACGAAAAGGCGATCCAGACCGCCTTCCGCGAAGTTTCCGATGGCCTCGTCGCCCGCAACGGCTTGAACGAGCGGATCGCGGCCTATCAAGGACTCGTGGCAGCCCAGGAGAAACGCTTCGAGTTGGCCGATGCCCGCTACAAGCAAGGTGTCGATAGCTACTTCGAGGTGCTCTCGGCCCAACAAGACCTCTTCAATTCGCGCCAATCGCTAATTCAATTGCGTCTCTTGCGCGCTACGAACTCTATCGGGCTTTACAAGGCGCTCGGAGGAGGATGGTAA
- a CDS encoding DUF3592 domain-containing protein translates to MATSSTGTRVYLSLIGLMLAIVGGIFCALMWRSFQRAREVEKWPVVPCIVLRSAMDERQIDPNGPVERRFSVLYGYEWDGGRYDSELWKLRGSGWTSKEDQVQAMIERYPEGSTQQCHVNPADPDVAVLEVESKAPGYSLWFPGLFVVGGLGIIVGAWRR, encoded by the coding sequence ATGGCGACATCCTCCACCGGCACCCGCGTGTATCTTTCCCTCATCGGACTGATGCTCGCCATCGTCGGCGGCATCTTCTGCGCCCTCATGTGGCGCAGCTTCCAGCGTGCCCGGGAGGTGGAAAAATGGCCTGTCGTGCCCTGCATCGTCCTCCGCTCGGCGATGGACGAACGCCAGATCGACCCGAATGGCCCCGTCGAGCGCCGCTTCTCCGTCCTCTACGGCTATGAGTGGGACGGCGGGCGCTACGATAGCGAGCTCTGGAAACTCCGGGGCAGCGGCTGGACCTCGAAGGAAGACCAGGTCCAAGCCATGATCGAACGCTATCCGGAAGGCTCCACCCAGCAATGCCACGTCAATCCCGCGGATCCGGATGTGGCCGTGCTCGAAGTCGAATCAAAGGCCCCCGGCTACTCCCTCTGGTTTCCCGGGCTCTTCGTCGTCGGCGGCCTTGGGATCATCGTCGGCGCTTGGCGGCGGTGA
- a CDS encoding EF-hand domain-containing protein, whose translation MKLTPLGPVGLLCLFLIGCSPGWKEFHALDANRDQRVTEDEFFTRVTGDSFKKLDANADGKITRQEWRTKESSTSLFSVSDRNGDGVVTLAEFSAGKSKRRQVSNIFHTVDRNHDGSLEWNEVHSR comes from the coding sequence ATGAAACTCACCCCCCTTGGCCCGGTCGGGCTGCTTTGCCTTTTTCTCATCGGCTGTTCTCCCGGTTGGAAGGAATTCCACGCCCTCGATGCGAACCGCGATCAGCGCGTGACCGAGGATGAGTTCTTCACCCGCGTCACCGGGGATTCCTTTAAGAAGCTCGATGCCAATGCCGACGGGAAGATCACCCGTCAGGAATGGCGGACGAAGGAATCCTCCACGAGTCTCTTCTCGGTATCCGACAGGAACGGCGATGGCGTCGTAACCCTTGCCGAATTCAGTGCCGGCAAGAGCAAGCGTCGCCAGGTCTCTAACATCTTCCACACCGTCGATCGCAATCACGACGGAAGCCTCGAGTGGAACGAGGTGCACTCCCGTTGA